From a region of the Vicingus serpentipes genome:
- the cysQ gene encoding 3'(2'),5'-bisphosphate nucleotidase CysQ: protein MDRKDLLLNAINAALAGGKEILDVYNSDFAIEHKDDKSPLTEADKRAHLKIVELLECTSIPVLSEEGKNIPYDERKNWSQFWMVDPLDGTKEFIKRNGEFTVNIALIENQESTMGVIYVPVTGELYFSDEKAYKAENMRLKVKSLEELLQNAQILPLPQTRKNYIVVGSRSHMSEETETYINEQKELHNEVDILSKGSSLKLCMVAEGAADSYPRFAPTMEWDTAAGQAIVRGSGANVINWETQETMLYNKENLLNSWFLVKRD from the coding sequence ATGGATAGAAAAGACTTATTATTAAATGCAATTAACGCAGCGCTAGCTGGAGGAAAAGAAATATTAGATGTATACAACTCTGATTTTGCAATCGAGCACAAAGACGATAAGTCACCTTTAACTGAGGCTGATAAAAGAGCTCATTTAAAAATAGTTGAATTATTAGAATGTACTTCTATTCCTGTTTTAAGTGAAGAAGGGAAAAATATACCTTATGACGAACGAAAAAATTGGAGTCAATTTTGGATGGTAGATCCTTTAGATGGTACTAAAGAGTTTATAAAAAGAAATGGCGAATTTACTGTAAACATTGCCCTTATTGAAAACCAAGAATCAACAATGGGGGTGATTTATGTTCCAGTAACTGGTGAATTATATTTTTCAGATGAAAAAGCTTATAAAGCTGAAAACATGAGGTTAAAAGTTAAAAGTTTGGAAGAATTATTACAAAATGCTCAAATATTACCTTTGCCTCAAACTAGAAAGAATTATATCGTTGTCGGCAGTCGTTCACACATGAGTGAAGAAACAGAAACTTATATAAACGAACAAAAAGAATTACATAACGAAGTAGACATCCTTTCTAAAGGTAGTTCATTAAAATTGTGTATGGTTGCTGAAGGAGCTGCTGATAGTTATCCTCGTTTCGCTCCAACAATGGAATGGGATACAGCTGCAGGTCAAGCAATCGTAAGAGGTTCTGGGGCTAATGTTATTAACTGGGAAACTCAAGAAACAATGCTATATAACAAAGAAAACCTATTAAATAGCTGGTTTTTAGTAAAAAGAGACTAA
- a CDS encoding acyl-CoA thioesterase, with protein MAKTKTAESTKAIMTELVLPNDTNTLGNLMGGRLLHWLDICAAISAHRCSNRIVVTAAVNNVSFSHPIKLGDIITLEAKVSRCFNSSMEVVIDVFVEDHRTGAKTKCNDAIYTFVAVDQMGSPIEAPEVIPETEEEKSRYEAALRRRQLSLILAGKMKPEEATELKKLFS; from the coding sequence ATGGCAAAAACTAAAACAGCAGAATCTACAAAAGCAATAATGACAGAATTGGTGCTACCTAATGACACCAATACCCTTGGAAATTTAATGGGAGGAAGATTGTTGCACTGGTTAGATATCTGTGCAGCAATATCAGCTCATCGTTGTTCTAATCGAATTGTTGTTACTGCTGCTGTTAATAATGTTTCTTTTTCTCATCCAATTAAATTAGGTGATATTATTACACTAGAAGCTAAAGTTTCAAGATGTTTTAATTCATCGATGGAAGTAGTGATTGATGTTTTTGTGGAAGACCATAGAACTGGAGCTAAAACAAAATGTAATGATGCTATTTATACTTTTGTTGCAGTTGATCAAATGGGAAGTCCTATAGAAGCTCCAGAAGTAATCCCAGAAACAGAAGAAGAAAAAAGCAGATATGAAGCAGCACTAAGAAGAAGACAGCTCAGCCTTATTTTAGCGGGTAAAATGAAACCAGAAGAGGCAACGGAATTAAAAAAGTTATTTAGTTAG
- a CDS encoding M28 family metallopeptidase, which translates to MKKQLVGLIFLVYVFSVDLNSQNIEYAREVIDTLTSSYFSGRGAVNKGEKKAADYIANEFLKVGLKPIAQSFFQPFNYSINTFPSTLKVKLEDKELIAGVDYLVDPKSVKTKGVFNLVYYDKSTIPSKKKLYKLKKQGFFKDKIIVIDDKDATQKEEFTIIKTNGILASGLVFLEEAKLTHHLSTIVSDYVVLKVLRNSFDKTATKISIEIDQEFIPNYTSQNVIGKIVGAEFPDSIIVFSAHYDHLGKMGSEVYFPGANDNASGIAMLLNLAYYYSYKEVPKKTIVFMAFGAEEAGIIGSKHFVENPTFSLASINFMINVDIMGTGDEGIQVVNGSEFKPQFDKLVEINSTNNYLKQVKIRGKAANSDHYWFAEKGVPAIFIYTLGGIKAYHDVYDVSKTLPLSKFEDCFRLLTDFVNEL; encoded by the coding sequence TTGAAAAAGCAGCTTGTAGGTTTAATTTTTTTAGTTTATGTTTTTTCGGTTGATTTAAATTCACAAAATATTGAATACGCCAGAGAGGTTATAGACACATTAACTTCATCTTATTTTTCGGGAAGAGGTGCTGTAAATAAAGGCGAAAAAAAAGCAGCAGATTATATTGCTAACGAATTTTTAAAAGTAGGGCTCAAACCTATTGCGCAGTCTTTTTTTCAGCCTTTCAATTATTCAATAAATACTTTTCCGAGCACTTTAAAAGTAAAGTTAGAGGATAAAGAATTAATCGCAGGAGTTGACTATTTAGTTGATCCTAAGTCCGTTAAAACGAAAGGTGTTTTTAACCTGGTTTATTATGATAAATCAACTATACCATCAAAAAAGAAGCTTTACAAATTAAAAAAACAAGGGTTTTTTAAGGATAAAATTATTGTTATTGATGATAAAGATGCAACTCAAAAAGAAGAGTTTACAATAATTAAAACTAATGGTATATTAGCTTCAGGTCTTGTTTTTTTAGAAGAAGCAAAGTTAACTCACCATCTTTCAACCATAGTTTCAGATTATGTTGTTTTAAAAGTCTTGAGGAATTCTTTTGACAAAACGGCAACTAAAATTTCAATAGAAATTGATCAAGAATTTATTCCAAACTATACCTCTCAAAATGTTATTGGTAAAATTGTTGGAGCTGAATTCCCGGACTCTATTATTGTTTTTAGTGCTCATTACGACCATTTAGGAAAAATGGGAAGTGAAGTTTATTTTCCTGGAGCTAACGATAATGCAAGCGGAATAGCAATGTTATTAAATTTAGCTTACTATTACTCATATAAAGAAGTTCCTAAAAAAACAATTGTATTTATGGCTTTTGGTGCCGAAGAAGCAGGAATTATTGGCTCTAAACACTTTGTAGAAAACCCAACTTTCTCATTGGCTAGCATTAATTTTATGATAAATGTTGACATAATGGGAACTGGAGACGAAGGAATTCAAGTGGTTAATGGTTCAGAATTCAAACCTCAGTTTGATAAGTTGGTTGAGATTAACTCTACTAATAATTATTTGAAGCAAGTAAAAATAAGAGGAAAAGCTGCTAATAGTGATCACTATTGGTTCGCAGAAAAAGGTGTGCCAGCAATATTTATATATACTTTGGGAGGAATAAAAGCTTACCATGATGTTTATGATGTTTCTAAAACTTTACCTCTTTCTAAATTTGAAGATTGTTTCAGGTTGCTTACTGATTTTGTAAATGAATTGTAA
- a CDS encoding thymidine kinase — protein sequence MFLENNINTTNKKGWIEVVCGSMFSGKTEELIRRMKRAQFAKQKVEIFKPEIDIRYDEEKVVSHDANEIHSTPVPSSSNILLLANNVDVVGIDEAQFFDDELVNVCNQLANSGVRVIVAGLDMDFKGKPFGPMPKIMACAEYVTKVHAICMKCGDLANHSFRFSENEKLVELGETEAYEPLCRKCFYTHSKK from the coding sequence ATGTTTTTAGAAAACAATATAAACACTACAAACAAAAAAGGATGGATAGAGGTTGTTTGTGGCTCAATGTTTTCAGGTAAAACAGAAGAACTTATTAGGAGAATGAAGAGAGCTCAATTTGCAAAACAAAAAGTTGAAATTTTTAAACCTGAGATTGATATTCGATATGATGAAGAAAAAGTAGTGTCACATGATGCTAATGAAATTCATTCAACTCCAGTGCCATCATCTTCAAATATTTTATTGTTGGCAAATAACGTTGATGTTGTTGGTATTGATGAAGCTCAATTTTTTGATGATGAATTAGTTAATGTATGCAATCAATTAGCAAATAGTGGCGTTAGAGTTATTGTTGCCGGTTTAGATATGGATTTTAAAGGAAAGCCTTTTGGACCTATGCCCAAAATCATGGCTTGTGCTGAATATGTTACTAAAGTTCATGCTATTTGTATGAAATGTGGCGATTTAGCAAATCATTCATTCCGGTTTTCAGAAAATGAAAAACTAGTTGAGCTAGGTGAAACAGAAGCTTATGAACCGCTATGCCGAAAATGTTTTTATACTCACTCAAAAAAATAA
- the alr gene encoding alanine racemase, with protein sequence MNMRNLESNLNYFKSLLQPSTKIMVMVKAYSYGMGTFEIANLLEKNNVDYLGVANTFEGAELRNVGIGLPIMVMNPEVESFDLVIKHQLNPVIFSLKSLNVFLKYIETNQHLLPIKPYPINIKIETGMNRLGFNIRDLEKVAEEIKSHPLVFVESVFSHLSAADESQFDDFTNQQIQLFHQSAKKFCSTFDYPILKHLLNSHGIVRFNNAQFDMVRLGIGIYGFSSDKETQQNLLPVSTLTSKISQFKTIPKGDTVGYGRAGKATKELSIATIPLGYADGLNRRLSNGNWSMMVNGKKAPIIGNICMDMLMLDVTGIECKAGDNVVVFGKDNTIVEMAEKLETIPYEILTTISPRVNRIFSYN encoded by the coding sequence ATCAACATGAGGAATTTAGAATCGAATCTAAATTACTTTAAGTCGCTATTGCAGCCTTCAACCAAAATAATGGTAATGGTTAAAGCTTACTCTTATGGTATGGGAACTTTTGAGATTGCCAACTTATTAGAGAAAAACAATGTTGATTATTTAGGTGTTGCAAATACTTTTGAAGGAGCTGAACTTAGAAATGTTGGGATAGGTTTACCTATCATGGTAATGAACCCAGAAGTTGAAAGTTTTGACTTAGTAATTAAACATCAGTTAAATCCTGTTATTTTCTCATTAAAATCACTTAATGTATTTTTAAAATATATTGAAACCAACCAACATTTATTGCCAATTAAGCCCTATCCTATTAATATTAAAATAGAAACTGGAATGAATCGTTTGGGATTTAATATTCGTGACCTCGAAAAAGTTGCTGAAGAAATAAAATCACACCCATTAGTTTTTGTAGAGAGTGTATTTTCACATCTTTCTGCAGCAGATGAGTCTCAATTTGATGATTTTACTAATCAACAAATACAATTGTTTCATCAATCTGCTAAAAAATTCTGCTCAACTTTTGATTACCCTATATTAAAGCACCTCCTAAATTCTCATGGAATTGTTCGTTTTAATAATGCTCAATTTGATATGGTAAGGTTAGGAATTGGTATTTATGGTTTCTCATCTGATAAAGAGACTCAACAAAATTTATTGCCAGTAAGTACGTTAACCTCTAAAATTTCTCAATTTAAAACCATACCTAAAGGAGATACAGTAGGTTATGGAAGGGCTGGTAAAGCAACAAAAGAATTGTCTATTGCCACCATACCATTAGGTTATGCTGATGGTTTAAACCGAAGATTAAGTAACGGAAATTGGAGTATGATGGTTAATGGCAAAAAAGCTCCAATAATTGGTAACATTTGTATGGACATGCTAATGCTTGATGTAACAGGAATTGAATGTAAGGCAGGCGACAATGTAGTTGTTTTCGGAAAGGACAACACTATTGTTGAAATGGCTGAAAAATTAGAGACAATTCCTTACGAGATTTTAACAACAATATCCCCTAGAGTAAATAGAATTTTTTCTTATAATTAG
- a CDS encoding fibronectin type III domain-containing protein, with protein MKKNTFFMSFLLLLSWQGMAQTTLYLTTSGGSFATEKWVEITDGPNGTGAVLWAQGNGTYGDGQGLVTDSAFTIVDGTTYYINCYDRYADSWDGTTYQIRTAPAGGGILIVNNGGVSPDDGTDNDAASTWEIMDDERESSEAFSYTPASCLQPGNLNVSNVTSISADLAWTENGIASTWDIEWDTTGFTPSTGNMITGTSSNPYNLTGLSPETSYEFYVRADCGGANGTSAWVGPFSFTTTCATYTPNYLEDFTIFTPNCWNEAGDGTPTTGYTGIGTGEWNHTRYLNIGAANDAVKINLYNVGTNDWLLSPIFDLSAGGWELAINAGVTSYNGTASINMGSDDTVQVLLSVDGGINWSAIYTWDVNNQPTNTGSAYTIDLSAYTGINNQFAIWATEGSIDDTEDFDFHINDFEIRIPPTCPAPSSLIAINIDGISADLGWTENGTASTWDIEWDTTGFSPGTGNMITGTSSNPYNLTGLIPETSYEFYVQADCGGSGTSTWVGPFSFTTTVSCQAPSAIMALAINPTDALIGWSENGSATSWQVEWGNLGFSLGSGFSEVTSSNPYLSMPLMPETPYDFYVRSICGAGDTSVWVGPFTFMTPCVASPITTFPWTEDFDGETTPNMPCGWIVDNANADAYTWETGTNQPNSGANAMQVRWNSAEAANDWAFTPELQLTGGVTYQLSFAFSVAGSTFPEKLKVMYGAGQNVAGMTDLLFDSTMTNTTYQTATALFTPPTTGSYYVGFHNYSDADMFRIYVDDVTVDIATAIEDNMLANNISIYPNPTTGIFTIVGTVKNTSVNVMSITGEVVYQNNISGNNTIIDLSNKAKGLYFVSISTENGTETYKMVIQ; from the coding sequence ATGAAAAAAAATACATTTTTTATGTCATTTCTTTTGCTTTTAAGCTGGCAAGGAATGGCGCAAACAACTTTGTATCTTACAACTTCAGGAGGAAGTTTTGCTACAGAAAAGTGGGTAGAAATCACAGATGGTCCTAACGGAACAGGAGCTGTTCTTTGGGCTCAAGGAAACGGAACTTATGGTGACGGTCAAGGTCTTGTAACTGATAGTGCCTTTACTATTGTTGATGGCACAACTTATTACATTAATTGTTATGATAGATATGCTGATAGTTGGGATGGCACCACTTACCAAATAAGAACAGCTCCAGCTGGAGGTGGAATTTTAATTGTCAATAATGGAGGGGTTTCTCCTGATGATGGGACTGATAATGACGCAGCTTCTACATGGGAAATAATGGATGATGAAAGAGAATCGTCTGAAGCTTTCTCGTATACTCCAGCTTCTTGTCTTCAACCAGGCAATTTAAATGTAAGTAATGTTACTTCGATATCTGCTGATTTAGCTTGGACTGAAAATGGAATTGCTTCTACATGGGATATAGAATGGGATACAACTGGCTTTACTCCTAGTACAGGAAACATGATTACAGGAACATCTTCAAATCCATACAATTTGACTGGTTTATCTCCAGAAACATCTTATGAGTTTTATGTAAGAGCTGATTGTGGTGGTGCTAATGGTACAAGTGCTTGGGTTGGACCTTTCTCTTTTACAACAACTTGTGCAACATACACACCAAATTATTTAGAAGATTTTACAATCTTTACTCCTAATTGTTGGAATGAAGCTGGTGATGGAACACCAACAACAGGATACACAGGTATCGGAACTGGAGAATGGAATCATACCCGTTATTTAAATATCGGAGCAGCTAATGATGCTGTAAAAATTAACCTTTATAATGTTGGAACTAATGATTGGTTGTTATCTCCAATATTTGATTTATCTGCTGGAGGTTGGGAATTAGCGATTAATGCTGGAGTTACCTCATATAATGGTACAGCGTCTATCAATATGGGGTCTGATGACACTGTTCAAGTATTATTATCTGTTGATGGTGGGATTAACTGGTCAGCGATTTACACATGGGATGTGAATAATCAACCAACGAATACAGGGTCTGCATATACTATAGATTTATCTGCCTATACAGGAATTAATAATCAGTTTGCAATATGGGCAACTGAAGGTTCTATTGATGATACTGAAGATTTTGATTTTCATATCAATGATTTTGAAATTAGAATTCCACCAACCTGTCCAGCTCCATCCTCTTTAATTGCAATAAATATTGATGGCATTTCTGCTGATTTAGGTTGGACTGAAAATGGAACTGCTTCTACTTGGGATATTGAATGGGACACAACTGGCTTTTCTCCTGGTACAGGAAATATGATTACAGGAACATCTTCAAATCCATACAATTTAACAGGTTTAATCCCAGAAACATCTTATGAATTTTATGTTCAAGCTGATTGCGGTGGTTCTGGAACAAGTACTTGGGTTGGCCCATTTTCTTTTACAACAACCGTTTCTTGTCAAGCACCTAGTGCTATAATGGCTTTGGCTATTAACCCAACTGATGCTTTAATTGGATGGTCTGAAAATGGTTCTGCAACATCATGGCAAGTAGAATGGGGGAATCTAGGGTTCTCTTTAGGTTCTGGTTTTTCTGAAGTAACCTCTTCAAATCCTTATTTATCTATGCCTTTAATGCCAGAAACTCCTTACGATTTTTATGTAAGATCTATTTGTGGTGCTGGAGATACAAGTGTTTGGGTTGGTCCATTTACATTTATGACGCCTTGTGTTGCTTCACCGATTACTACATTCCCGTGGACAGAGGATTTTGATGGAGAAACTACACCAAATATGCCTTGTGGTTGGATTGTTGATAATGCTAATGCAGATGCATATACTTGGGAAACAGGTACAAATCAACCAAATTCAGGTGCCAATGCAATGCAAGTAAGATGGAATTCAGCAGAAGCTGCAAATGATTGGGCTTTTACTCCTGAATTACAATTGACAGGTGGTGTAACTTACCAATTATCATTTGCATTTAGTGTGGCTGGTAGTACATTCCCTGAAAAATTAAAAGTAATGTATGGTGCTGGACAAAATGTTGCTGGTATGACTGATTTATTATTTGATTCTACTATGACAAATACAACTTATCAAACTGCAACAGCACTATTCACTCCTCCTACAACTGGTTCTTATTATGTTGGTTTCCACAATTACAGTGATGCCGATATGTTTAGAATTTATGTTGATGATGTAACTGTTGATATCGCAACTGCTATTGAGGATAATATGTTAGCAAACAACATCAGTATCTACCCAAATCCAACAACTGGTATATTTACTATTGTTGGAACTGTTAAAAATACTTCTGTAAATGTTATGAGTATTACTGGAGAAGTTGTTTACCAAAACAATATTTCAGGAAATAATACAATAATAGACTTAAGCAATAAAGCTAAAGGATTATATTTTGTTTCTATTTCAACTGAAAATGGAACAGAAACATACAAAATGGTAATTCAATAA
- the trpS gene encoding tryptophan--tRNA ligase produces MARILTGVQSTGTPHLGNLLGAILPAIEMANNPKNDAFLFIADMHSLTQIKDAKTLKENTNNTAAVWLACGLNPETTVFYRQSDIPEVAELSWYLSCFFPYQRLTLAHSFKDKADRLEDVNSGLFTYPMLMAADILLYDAELVPVGKDQLQHLEMTRDVANRFNHQMGDTLVPPEAKIQEDTMLIPGIDGAKMSKSKNNIINIFLNDKQLRKQIMSIETDSTPLEEPKNPDTCNVFAIFKLVATHEQIADLKAKYLAGNFGYGHAKQELFELICHRFKAERERFNYYIENLDELEKELQIGAEKARKVARPVLKRVRERLGY; encoded by the coding sequence ATGGCAAGAATATTAACAGGGGTTCAAAGTACAGGAACACCACACTTAGGAAATTTATTAGGGGCAATATTACCAGCTATAGAAATGGCAAATAACCCTAAAAATGATGCGTTTTTATTTATAGCGGATATGCATTCGCTTACGCAAATAAAAGATGCGAAAACATTAAAAGAAAACACCAATAACACTGCAGCTGTATGGTTGGCTTGTGGATTAAATCCAGAAACAACTGTTTTTTATCGTCAGTCTGATATTCCTGAGGTGGCAGAATTGTCTTGGTATTTAAGTTGTTTTTTCCCTTATCAAAGATTAACATTAGCTCATTCATTTAAAGATAAAGCTGATAGATTAGAGGATGTGAACTCTGGATTATTTACTTATCCAATGTTGATGGCTGCTGATATATTATTATATGACGCAGAACTTGTTCCTGTAGGGAAAGACCAATTGCAGCATTTAGAAATGACAAGAGATGTTGCCAATCGCTTCAATCATCAGATGGGAGATACTTTAGTTCCGCCAGAGGCTAAAATTCAAGAAGATACGATGTTGATTCCTGGTATCGATGGTGCAAAAATGAGTAAATCAAAAAATAACATTATTAATATTTTCTTAAACGATAAACAATTAAGAAAACAAATAATGAGTATTGAAACAGATAGTACTCCGCTAGAAGAACCTAAAAATCCAGATACTTGTAATGTGTTTGCAATTTTTAAATTGGTAGCAACTCATGAACAAATAGCTGATTTAAAAGCTAAATATTTAGCAGGTAATTTTGGTTACGGACATGCTAAACAAGAATTGTTTGAATTAATTTGCCACCGATTTAAAGCAGAAAGAGAACGATTTAATTATTATATTGAGAATCTAGATGAATTGGAAAAAGAGCTTCAAATAGGAGCTGAAAAAGCAAGAAAAGTGGCTCGACCAGTTTTAAAAAGAGTTAGAGAAAGGTTAGGATATTAA
- a CDS encoding lysophospholipid acyltransferase family protein produces the protein MKKIKEIIGGLWKIYIFFWFTLLLLILYPIYLVFLLNDKHFHKGFKLLRWHTGLLMYISGIFTTVKNKHYLQKGQAYVYAPNHSSYLDIVILYQTFSEYFVFMGKKELASVPVFNIFFKKMNVTVDRKSSMSGKRAMDRCATEIDKGHSVVMFPEGTIPDNAPILGRFKVGAFKLAIDKQVPIVPITMPSNYKRLEMKGLFSGKASPGIAKVVIHEPISTIGMTEEDIPTLQSKVYNIINSELKEAGL, from the coding sequence ATGAAAAAAATTAAAGAAATCATTGGAGGGCTATGGAAAATCTATATTTTTTTTTGGTTTACTTTACTCCTATTAATTCTTTACCCTATTTATTTAGTTTTTCTATTAAATGACAAACATTTTCACAAAGGTTTTAAATTGCTCCGCTGGCATACTGGTTTACTGATGTATATTTCAGGAATATTTACAACTGTTAAAAACAAACATTATTTACAAAAAGGACAAGCGTATGTTTACGCTCCAAATCATTCTTCCTATTTAGATATTGTAATATTATATCAAACCTTTTCCGAGTACTTTGTATTTATGGGGAAAAAAGAACTTGCAAGCGTGCCTGTTTTCAATATTTTCTTCAAAAAAATGAATGTAACTGTTGATAGAAAAAGTAGCATGTCAGGTAAAAGAGCAATGGATAGATGTGCAACTGAAATCGACAAAGGACATAGTGTTGTTATGTTTCCTGAGGGAACAATTCCTGACAACGCTCCAATATTAGGTAGATTTAAAGTCGGTGCTTTTAAATTAGCTATTGACAAGCAAGTACCAATTGTTCCAATAACAATGCCTAGCAACTATAAACGATTAGAAATGAAAGGTTTATTTTCTGGTAAAGCAAGTCCAGGAATTGCAAAGGTGGTAATTCATGAGCCAATTTCTACGATTGGTATGACAGAAGAAGATATTCCAACACTTCAAAGTAAAGTTTATAATATCATTAATTCAGAGTTAAAAGAAGCTGGGTTGTAA
- the rnc gene encoding ribonuclease III: MAINFFKKKSEYALKLERILGFYPDKISLYEQAFTHKSILIDEDKQPFESNERLEFLGDAILDAVISNYIYSKFPFKDEGFLTQLRSKLVRRQFLNNLAEKIGLTELVISNLDRESKSIYGDALEALIGAIFLDKGYNKAEFFILNKLLQNHVELNEVIENETDFKSRAIEWAQKNKLKFEFEIEEIEQGQSKIYLAKLFIENQLKGKGEAISKKKAEQLAAEQFLKEKED, encoded by the coding sequence ATGGCAATAAATTTCTTTAAAAAAAAATCTGAATATGCGCTCAAACTTGAGCGCATATTAGGTTTTTATCCCGATAAAATATCTTTATACGAACAAGCGTTTACTCATAAATCTATATTAATAGATGAAGATAAACAGCCTTTCGAAAGTAATGAGCGCCTCGAATTTTTAGGAGATGCAATACTCGATGCTGTAATTTCAAATTATATTTATTCAAAGTTTCCATTTAAAGATGAAGGCTTTTTAACCCAATTGAGATCTAAATTAGTTAGAAGACAATTTCTAAATAATTTAGCTGAAAAAATTGGATTAACTGAGTTAGTTATTTCTAATCTCGATAGAGAATCAAAGTCGATTTATGGCGATGCTTTAGAAGCTTTAATTGGTGCTATTTTTTTAGATAAAGGCTACAATAAAGCTGAATTTTTCATTTTAAATAAATTACTTCAAAATCACGTTGAATTGAATGAAGTAATTGAAAATGAAACTGATTTTAAGAGTAGAGCAATAGAATGGGCTCAAAAAAATAAACTAAAATTTGAGTTTGAAATTGAAGAGATAGAGCAAGGACAATCTAAAATTTATTTAGCAAAGCTATTTATTGAAAATCAACTAAAGGGTAAAGGTGAAGCTATAAGCAAAAAGAAAGCAGAACAATTAGCTGCGGAACAATTCCTTAAAGAGAAAGAAGATTAA